One Chloroflexota bacterium DNA window includes the following coding sequences:
- a CDS encoding nitroreductase family protein yields MSEHFFGAGVSASSYIHEWTSLQRGNALPELDQLANSWWSSLFEAKAKIALPAAYPTHLNYQQLINQRQSLREYADRPVNLADLATFLEHASRPLNPVSKPLSLLASLVLKSDDLALGGYVYNPAAHQLAVLRTADPLEPLQRYCFQREFLQAPLIVLVLTSLPSAINQAGDRGYRQALLDAGAHLQRLYVAAQRVGMIGCATGSVIQGQLARWLGFDDYQTQVLIGFAAGYPHKEQTHD; encoded by the coding sequence ATGAGCGAACATTTCTTCGGTGCTGGTGTGAGTGCCAGTTCCTATATTCACGAATGGACCAGCCTACAACGGGGCAACGCGCTGCCTGAGCTGGATCAGCTTGCTAACTCATGGTGGTCAAGTTTGTTTGAAGCCAAGGCCAAAATCGCTTTGCCAGCGGCCTATCCAACCCATTTGAACTATCAACAACTGATTAATCAACGTCAAAGTTTGCGCGAATACGCTGATCGTCCAGTGAATTTGGCTGATTTGGCGACTTTTTTGGAGCATGCCAGCCGCCCGCTCAACCCAGTAAGCAAGCCCTTGAGCCTGCTTGCGTCGTTGGTGTTGAAATCCGACGATTTGGCCTTGGGTGGCTATGTTTATAACCCCGCTGCCCATCAATTGGCCGTGTTACGCACTGCCGATCCGCTAGAGCCATTGCAACGCTATTGCTTTCAACGTGAATTTTTACAAGCACCATTGATTGTATTAGTGCTGACTTCGCTGCCCAGCGCGATCAACCAAGCTGGTGATCGTGGCTATCGTCAGGCCTTGCTTGATGCTGGCGCACATTTGCAGCGTTTATATGTTGCAGCCCAGCGTGTCGGCATGATCGGTTGTGCTACTGGCAGCGTGATTCAAGGTCAATTAGCCCGTTGGCTCGGCTTTGATGATTATCAAACCCAGGTCTTAATCGGTTTTGCTGCTGGCTATCCTCACAAGGAGCAAACTCATGACTAA
- a CDS encoding thiocillin family RiPP, giving the protein MADVKNLIDAEVTAAETELFADELEEHVTNAAAACVSSLGSLSTSGTICTVSTFCTAAIEAQ; this is encoded by the coding sequence ATGGCAGATGTAAAGAATTTGATCGATGCTGAAGTGACCGCCGCCGAAACCGAATTGTTCGCTGATGAATTGGAAGAGCATGTAACCAATGCCGCCGCTGCCTGTGTTTCATCGTTAGGTTCACTCAGCACCTCAGGCACGATTTGTACCGTCAGCACCTTCTGCACCGCCGCCATCGAAGCCCAATAA
- a CDS encoding YcaO-like family protein gives MSKTFLSIDDILTRVAPLVNPRTGILGTATELPRTPGNPAIPVYSTNIHCAELAMTEAPAGTGVFLEREWAKAKSYCEALERYCNVKHAHQNFIVATRQELGIEAVDMELFPRCSDAEYRNPANPTTPPSNRQPMRWVEGYSLISGQPMYVPAIGVYVGMQPEYAGETFTTSISTGTALAASYEQAIVTGIGEAIERDALSIAWWQKLALPQVDLREFPDPAFQERLSRVEAAQIQSYFFDATTDLGVATIYAVQVAPHGRLRTMVMSATRTNPLALPSKVLDESAASRIGIEHSLSQPLPFDPADYRTFMRLSDGAAYYADAATAPAFDFLFEQTRWRTLDQLPRLDHPDPAVEAQRLIDIFRRAGLELIVVDLTLPALREVGLYTIKVVAPQLMPFSCNYNARFLATPRLYSVPERMGYPVLAEAELNHWPQPFA, from the coding sequence ATGTCAAAGACGTTTTTATCAATTGATGACATTTTGACGCGGGTTGCGCCGTTGGTGAATCCGCGAACCGGAATCTTGGGCACTGCAACCGAACTACCACGCACGCCTGGTAATCCTGCAATTCCAGTCTATAGCACCAACATTCATTGTGCCGAGCTAGCTATGACCGAGGCTCCAGCGGGCACGGGTGTATTTTTGGAACGGGAATGGGCTAAGGCGAAATCTTATTGTGAAGCCCTCGAACGTTATTGCAATGTCAAGCATGCGCATCAAAACTTTATTGTGGCGACCCGTCAAGAGTTGGGTATCGAAGCAGTTGATATGGAGTTATTTCCCCGCTGCTCCGATGCTGAATATCGCAACCCTGCTAACCCAACCACCCCGCCGAGCAACCGCCAACCCATGCGCTGGGTCGAAGGCTATTCGCTAATTTCAGGCCAGCCGATGTATGTTCCAGCGATTGGAGTCTATGTTGGGATGCAGCCTGAATATGCTGGCGAAACCTTTACTACCTCGATTTCAACTGGCACGGCGCTGGCAGCCAGCTACGAACAAGCAATTGTAACTGGCATTGGCGAGGCGATCGAACGCGATGCCTTGAGTATTGCCTGGTGGCAAAAATTGGCCTTGCCCCAAGTTGATTTGCGCGAATTTCCTGACCCAGCCTTCCAAGAACGCTTGAGTCGGGTCGAAGCGGCTCAAATTCAGAGCTATTTTTTTGATGCAACCACTGATTTAGGCGTTGCGACGATCTATGCAGTCCAAGTTGCGCCCCATGGTCGGTTGCGCACAATGGTAATGTCGGCCACGCGTACCAATCCATTGGCCTTGCCCAGCAAAGTGCTCGACGAATCGGCGGCCTCGCGGATTGGTATCGAGCATTCGTTGAGCCAACCGTTGCCCTTTGATCCTGCCGATTATCGCACCTTTATGCGCTTGAGTGATGGCGCTGCCTACTATGCCGATGCGGCCACCGCTCCAGCCTTTGATTTCTTGTTTGAGCAAACTCGCTGGCGCACGCTCGACCAACTGCCACGGCTCGATCATCCTGATCCAGCGGTCGAAGCCCAGCGCTTGATCGATATTTTTCGGCGGGCTGGGCTGGAACTGATTGTGGTCGATTTGACCTTGCCAGCCTTGCGCGAAGTTGGTTTGTATACGATCAAAGTGGTTGCGCCACAATTGATGCCCTTCAGTTGTAACTATAATGCTCGCTTTTTGGCTACGCCGCGCTTGTATAGCGTGCCGGAGCGCATGGGCTACCCCGTTTTGGCCGAAGCTGAATTAAACCATTGGCCTCAGCCATTTGCCTAG
- a CDS encoding TOMM precursor leader peptide-binding protein, with product MDQLYSTLVATHQQWLFAQGLHENRSARLLLVTDAVMAQALLARLGQLPLAQVTVAALSSADHGPISQQIRELTSTFPIQLLARPFAAGGLGLLLSRYHAAALITQRPYPAVAEALNQASLRAATPWTALSLWGAQITLGPTILPNHTACYACYQARLRSCETRNDVWQARDGFLRRQQQALFQPSLAALNQLAASYGLAEIERLLLGQQPPLALGREVQWDTFNLGVSRNHVEPFENCSACGGQQNTTWIGHDQLAQVVSKLSLQAREVAL from the coding sequence ATGGATCAACTTTATTCAACTCTTGTGGCAACCCATCAGCAATGGCTGTTTGCCCAAGGTTTACACGAAAATCGTTCAGCTCGTTTGCTCTTGGTGACCGACGCAGTGATGGCGCAGGCACTCTTGGCTCGCTTGGGGCAACTACCCTTAGCCCAGGTGACCGTCGCCGCCTTATCCAGCGCCGATCATGGCCCAATTTCACAACAGATTCGCGAATTGACCAGTACGTTTCCAATTCAGTTGCTAGCGCGACCTTTCGCTGCTGGTGGCTTGGGCTTGCTGCTCAGTCGCTATCACGCCGCAGCATTAATCACTCAGCGGCCTTATCCGGCGGTGGCCGAAGCCTTGAATCAAGCCAGTTTACGGGCTGCCACGCCATGGACTGCGCTCAGTCTGTGGGGCGCACAAATTACCCTAGGGCCGACGATTTTGCCCAATCACACCGCCTGTTATGCCTGTTATCAAGCGCGATTACGCTCGTGCGAAACCCGCAACGATGTCTGGCAGGCGCGGGATGGCTTTTTGCGGCGGCAACAACAAGCCTTGTTTCAGCCCTCGCTGGCGGCGCTCAATCAATTGGCTGCTAGCTATGGCTTGGCCGAAATCGAGCGCTTATTGCTTGGTCAACAACCACCGTTGGCGCTAGGCCGCGAAGTTCAATGGGATACATTCAATCTTGGCGTGAGCCGCAATCATGTTGAGCCATTTGAAAACTGTTCAGCCTGTGGTGGCCAGCAAAATACTACTTGGATTGGCCATGATCAATTAGCTCAGGTGGTGTCCAAATTAAGCTTGCAAGCCCGCGAGGTGGCACTATGA
- a CDS encoding thiocillin family RiPP, producing MSDVKNLIDAEVTAAETELFADELEEHVSNAAAACVSSLGSLSTSGTICTVSTFCTAGVAEK from the coding sequence ATGTCAGATGTAAAAAACTTGATCGACGCTGAAGTGACCGCCGCTGAAACCGAATTGTTCGCTGATGAATTGGAAGAGCACGTAAGCAACGCCGCTGCCGCCTGTGTTTCATCGTTAGGTTCACTCAGCACCTCAGGCACGATTTGTACCGTCAGCACCTTCTGTACCGCTGGTGTCGCTGAAAAATAA
- a CDS encoding nitroreductase family protein: MTQAIDLHSQLQSDPQVQIPTRPRISDEIARVWHNEQLLLLLGGPQDVVLRGKAVRNLLPQLLPLLNGLNTRETIGERLAQFKPTTIDDTLQLLYVQGVLEEGPLPSNTLDPQVARAFSQQLAFYSRFVDQTRVCRNRYEVLQRLQATPLLLIGGERLVAPLLHQLAQAGLGRATWLANADPTTTYALPHLALDLQVPQADQLLAAVDHWLDEHHEGLICLLTSTAQAELTQALNQRAIQAQTRFTRLWLHPQHIELGPTTFVGEAGCYACAEQVDSHEPQLSEPTAPLSLNEQLALSQASLVVGNLISGLSPVITGGVRYLLDPTTLEFVAQSVHRLVLCPVCGQPNLDAPRDLLVGAGHFENLPLWYHANTDERSYAIFPKAHQQHYAPKNAIAIVSGAKGYTNSQRHALSELQGQWQPDSTVDLSIQLPVQTTIAPLAWLFEQAFVRKPATQAIAAGQRFVPSGGNLASQTVYLLNHKLSNLATGIYHLNQHDASLEAIRPQFSWDDVSKAFPSDPLNQQTLGLIVLTAAIGRVEGKYGAKSYRIALYDCGVAAQAIEFLAAAAGWQIEQISAFYDQELRDLLHVYSPSETPLLVLRLVAPNPEVLQ; this comes from the coding sequence ATGACCCAGGCAATTGATTTACACAGCCAACTCCAGAGCGATCCGCAGGTGCAAATTCCAACCCGCCCACGGATCTCCGATGAAATTGCCCGAGTTTGGCATAACGAACAGCTGTTGTTATTGCTGGGCGGGCCGCAAGATGTGGTGTTGCGTGGCAAAGCGGTGCGCAATCTGCTGCCGCAACTCTTGCCTTTGTTGAATGGTCTCAACACCCGCGAAACGATTGGCGAACGCTTGGCGCAATTCAAGCCCACAACGATTGACGATACCTTGCAGTTGTTGTATGTGCAGGGGGTGCTTGAAGAAGGCCCATTGCCGAGCAATACGCTTGATCCCCAAGTTGCCCGCGCATTCAGTCAACAACTAGCTTTTTACAGCCGCTTTGTTGACCAAACGCGGGTCTGTCGCAATCGCTATGAAGTGCTGCAACGCTTGCAAGCGACGCCTTTGTTGTTGATTGGTGGCGAGCGTTTGGTTGCTCCATTGCTGCATCAATTGGCGCAAGCTGGCTTAGGCCGCGCCACTTGGCTGGCCAATGCAGATCCAACCACAACCTATGCCCTGCCACATTTGGCGCTTGATCTTCAAGTTCCGCAGGCTGATCAATTACTTGCAGCAGTTGATCATTGGTTAGATGAGCATCACGAGGGCTTGATCTGTTTGCTGACTAGCACGGCGCAGGCTGAATTAACCCAGGCACTCAATCAACGGGCGATTCAAGCGCAAACTCGCTTTACCCGACTTTGGCTGCACCCACAGCATATTGAGCTTGGCCCGACTACCTTTGTTGGTGAAGCTGGCTGTTATGCCTGTGCCGAGCAAGTTGATAGCCATGAACCACAATTAAGCGAGCCAACCGCGCCGCTGAGCCTCAACGAGCAGTTAGCCTTGAGCCAAGCAAGTTTGGTGGTTGGCAACCTGATTTCGGGCTTGAGTCCAGTGATTACGGGCGGCGTGCGTTATCTGCTTGATCCAACGACGCTCGAATTTGTGGCTCAATCAGTGCATCGTTTGGTGTTGTGCCCAGTTTGTGGCCAGCCCAACCTCGATGCGCCCCGCGATCTGTTGGTAGGCGCGGGCCATTTCGAGAATTTGCCGCTGTGGTATCACGCCAACACCGATGAACGTAGTTACGCGATTTTCCCCAAGGCCCATCAACAGCATTATGCGCCAAAAAATGCGATTGCAATCGTCAGCGGGGCTAAGGGTTATACCAATAGCCAACGTCATGCGCTGAGCGAATTGCAAGGCCAATGGCAGCCTGATTCAACTGTTGATCTCAGCATTCAATTACCAGTTCAAACCACGATTGCGCCCTTAGCTTGGCTGTTTGAGCAAGCATTTGTGCGCAAACCAGCCACCCAGGCGATCGCCGCTGGCCAACGTTTTGTGCCTTCGGGCGGCAATCTAGCCTCGCAAACCGTCTATTTGCTCAACCACAAGCTGAGCAATTTGGCGACTGGCATCTATCACTTGAACCAACATGACGCTTCGTTGGAAGCAATTCGCCCCCAATTTAGCTGGGATGACGTCTCCAAAGCCTTCCCCAGCGATCCGCTGAATCAACAAACCTTGGGTTTGATTGTGCTGACGGCGGCGATTGGGCGAGTTGAAGGCAAATACGGTGCAAAATCGTATCGCATCGCGCTCTACGATTGTGGCGTTGCTGCGCAGGCAATTGAATTTTTGGCAGCTGCTGCAGGCTGGCAAATCGAGCAAATCAGCGCCTTCTACGATCAAGAACTGCGCGATCTGCTCCATGTCTATAGCCCAAGCGAAACCCCGTTGCTGGTGCTGCGGCTGGTTGCGCCCAATCCTGAGGTGCTGCAATGA
- a CDS encoding thiocillin family RiPP yields MTDVKNLLAAEVTADDADLFADELEEHISNAAASCLSSLGSLSTSGSICTVSCFCTAEAEIQ; encoded by the coding sequence ATGACAGACGTAAAGAACTTGTTGGCTGCTGAAGTGACCGCTGATGATGCTGATTTATTTGCCGATGAACTAGAAGAGCACATTAGCAACGCTGCCGCCAGCTGTTTATCATCGTTGGGTTCATTGAGTACTTCAGGTTCAATTTGTACCGTTAGCTGTTTCTGCACGGCTGAGGCTGAAATTCAGTAG